In Pollutimonas sp. M17, a single genomic region encodes these proteins:
- a CDS encoding CsbD family protein encodes MDKDQVKGAAKEIKGGVKEAVGKATDNPKTEVEGKAEKNVGTAQRKIGEAKDDIRDANKR; translated from the coding sequence ATGGACAAAGATCAAGTGAAAGGGGCCGCCAAGGAGATAAAGGGCGGTGTCAAGGAGGCGGTCGGAAAAGCCACCGACAACCCAAAGACCGAAGTTGAGGGCAAGGCCGAGAAGAATGTCGGCACAGCCCAACGCAAAATCGGCGAAGCCAAAGACGACATAAGGGACGCAAACAAGCGCTAA
- a CDS encoding alpha-2-macroglobulin family protein, translating to MCWSPAWAVKVAKFTPQGTVSKVESIQLAFDAAVIAFGDGQAPAPMDVACDDPAVKGRGRWLDAKRWTYVFNEAPGPGVQCSATMRPDFRSLANETVSGKAAFSFRTGGPAITASYPYDKTIAEDQVFVLRFNGDVDADSLAASARCLVEGLGEAVPVRLVSGEARRDILKSVYYSMSDEWDTPATQLLQCKRRLPAEARVQLGVGPGVSTPAAQGRPAVASAKAEVFDYTVRAPFKASFSCLRENASMPCTPVSPLTLEFSAPIARADAAQIRLTTPSGERGLDIDDTGYQGGLSHVRFDGPFAELSSLSLSLPQGLKDDAGRELVNADQFPLAIQTAAFPPLAKFAAAPFGIVERFAHLPPDGSEAESPATVPLTLRNVEAVLRTRDLAVSAGKISDYATRDDKEVLHWYARLRRLEDGSWTANQLKDIMADRAPRQNERQEQPRLDTRGYSALQGMQAARKLALPGMDGESPRPFEVIGVPLVEPGFHVLEVESARLGQSLLASADPMYVRTAALLTNLGVHIKTGRDDVLVWVTTLDEGRVVAGADIAVLDCSGAVLARGKTDAEGIWHQRGRLDAPDYCEDTGLGGIYASARIGADHAQARGRADFSFVFSDWNRGIESWRFNVPVDTRPTPTMATHTVLDRTLLRAGETVSMKHFARIQTRDGLALPEDISELPGKLLIEHQGSDQRYEQALAWKKTPSGGLAAASRFDIPKTARLGMYSVTLADDQGNWYGSGQFRVEEFKLPLLSGTLKIGSEAGGGPLLAPASLDADVQIAYVSGGPAGHLPVRVSGVLRERWVRFADYEDYSFDPPDPRGDEASGEEADNGEHAQQTLFLDKKPLMLDGQGGGRLKIDGLPAFKRPGELVFEASFQDPNGQVQTLAQSVPVWPAGVQAGIRAGSWVAAGTATPVRGLALSTAGEPQAGVPMTITALARSTYSTRKRLVGGFYSYDNHVQLRDLGTVCQGSTGADGVLECSIELKDAGAIQLRATASDAQGRSSTAESTVWVTGAGELWFGGQDDDRMDIIPERKSWKPGETAQFQVRMPFRHAMALVAVEREGVLKTQVVRLNGSDPTIRIPIEADWGPNVYVSVLALRGRLREVPWYSFFTWGWQQPRSWYGAFMDASKHYAAPTPFIDLSKPSFRYGLAEIRVSDESDRLEVKVSADKPVYPLRDRASVTVEVKTADGKPAAHGTVAFAAVDQALLELAPNDSWDLLSALRQLRSYGVETATAQMEVVGRRHYGRKALPAGGGGGKSPTRELLDTLLLWAPAVELDEQGKATLSVPLNDAITRYKLVAIADYGADRFGTGFASIASTQDLQLIPGLPSLVREGDRYKAMVTARNSTGAAMRVRVTAGYTGKGVASETLTPQEVELAPGAARALTWDVQAPEGNLLGGSAQLEWRIEARDMGGAMAQGEAAGSGPASAAGSGGLAARDALVFRQALLPVVPVSTRQATLFALDSEADPVRLPVQAPTGALTDANGVPRGGLQVHAQSSLAGGLPGVREWFSAYPYTCLEQLGSRAIGLRSPEQWQDLMRRLPTYLDDDGLAGYFPGAVQGSEVLTAYLLAVSHEAQALGLPYAIPEAARASMVRGLLAFVQGKLVRNRWAPQRDLDVRKLLALEALSRYGLVQARMLGSIAIAPDRWPTSAVIDWLALLQRVPGIAGKPAKLAQARQVLLARMMESGTGLTFTDDALNDSWWLMSGRESNLAKLILLTAGQPEWRSDLPRMMQGLLDMQRRGAWRTTTANLMGSLAAEKFAQREESVPVSGRLRLASGSGDHVLDWSRADSQDGVKALDFLQAWSSAKTDTLVLEQQGRGRPWVSVRSLAAVPVSQAVSSGYEIRRGIEPVSQAIPGAWSRGDVYRVTLTIRARTSTTWAVLSDPVPAGATILGSGLGRDSSIAAQTARPEGNEGYAPAFVERSFEAYRAYYDYLPAGTTTLSYVVRLNTEGSFSLPPTRIEAMYQPDVYGELPQPGRFAVRGEAQPD from the coding sequence GTGTGTTGGTCACCCGCCTGGGCGGTCAAGGTCGCCAAATTCACGCCGCAGGGCACGGTGTCCAAGGTTGAAAGCATCCAGCTTGCTTTCGATGCGGCCGTCATCGCCTTTGGCGACGGCCAGGCGCCGGCTCCGATGGATGTCGCCTGCGATGATCCCGCCGTAAAAGGGCGGGGCCGCTGGCTGGATGCCAAGCGCTGGACCTATGTGTTCAACGAGGCGCCGGGGCCGGGCGTGCAGTGCAGCGCCACGATGCGGCCGGACTTTCGCAGCCTGGCGAACGAGACGGTGTCGGGCAAGGCGGCATTTTCCTTCCGGACCGGCGGGCCGGCGATAACGGCTTCCTATCCCTACGACAAGACCATCGCCGAAGACCAGGTCTTTGTCTTGCGGTTCAACGGCGACGTGGACGCGGACAGTCTGGCCGCCAGTGCGCGATGCCTGGTCGAGGGTTTGGGCGAGGCCGTGCCGGTAAGGCTGGTTTCGGGCGAGGCGCGCCGGGACATTCTAAAGTCCGTCTACTACTCCATGAGCGACGAGTGGGACACGCCCGCGACGCAACTGCTGCAATGCAAGCGCCGCCTTCCCGCCGAGGCGCGTGTGCAGCTTGGCGTGGGGCCGGGCGTGTCGACGCCCGCGGCACAGGGCCGGCCGGCGGTGGCCAGCGCAAAGGCCGAGGTTTTCGATTACACGGTGCGCGCGCCGTTCAAGGCCAGCTTCAGCTGCCTGCGGGAAAATGCCAGCATGCCCTGCACGCCGGTATCGCCCTTGACGCTGGAGTTTTCGGCGCCGATAGCGCGCGCCGATGCGGCGCAGATACGATTGACGACGCCTTCCGGCGAGCGCGGCCTGGATATCGACGACACCGGCTATCAAGGAGGCCTGTCGCATGTGCGGTTCGACGGCCCGTTTGCCGAACTGTCCTCCTTGTCGCTCAGTCTTCCTCAAGGCCTGAAGGACGATGCGGGGCGTGAACTGGTCAACGCCGATCAGTTCCCATTGGCCATACAGACGGCGGCATTCCCGCCCCTGGCCAAGTTCGCGGCGGCGCCGTTCGGCATCGTCGAGCGTTTCGCCCACCTGCCGCCGGATGGCAGCGAAGCCGAGTCGCCCGCGACCGTGCCCCTGACCCTGCGTAATGTCGAGGCGGTGCTCCGCACGCGGGATCTGGCGGTGTCGGCCGGCAAGATCAGCGACTATGCCACGCGGGATGACAAAGAGGTGCTGCATTGGTATGCGCGGCTGCGCCGGCTCGAGGACGGAAGCTGGACGGCGAACCAGTTGAAGGACATCATGGCCGACCGTGCGCCCCGGCAGAACGAGCGGCAGGAGCAGCCCCGCCTGGACACCCGGGGCTATTCCGCGCTGCAAGGCATGCAGGCCGCCCGCAAGCTGGCCCTGCCGGGCATGGACGGCGAAAGTCCCCGGCCCTTCGAGGTCATCGGAGTGCCACTGGTCGAGCCGGGCTTTCATGTGCTGGAGGTCGAATCGGCGCGACTGGGCCAGTCGCTGCTGGCATCGGCCGACCCGATGTATGTGCGCACCGCGGCCTTGCTGACCAATCTGGGCGTGCATATCAAGACGGGCCGCGACGATGTCCTGGTGTGGGTGACGACGCTGGATGAGGGCAGGGTGGTGGCCGGGGCGGACATCGCCGTGCTGGATTGCTCCGGCGCCGTGCTGGCGCGCGGCAAGACCGATGCCGAAGGCATCTGGCACCAGCGCGGCCGGCTGGATGCGCCAGATTATTGCGAGGACACCGGGCTTGGCGGGATCTATGCGTCGGCGCGCATAGGCGCCGACCATGCCCAGGCGCGCGGCAGGGCCGATTTTTCATTCGTGTTTTCGGACTGGAACCGGGGCATTGAGTCCTGGCGTTTCAACGTGCCGGTGGACACCCGTCCCACGCCGACGATGGCCACGCATACGGTATTGGATCGCACGCTGCTGCGCGCCGGCGAAACAGTGTCGATGAAGCATTTCGCGCGCATACAGACCCGCGACGGCCTGGCGCTGCCGGAGGATATTTCCGAGTTGCCCGGCAAGCTGCTCATCGAGCATCAGGGATCGGACCAACGCTATGAGCAGGCGCTTGCCTGGAAGAAGACGCCCTCCGGCGGTCTTGCGGCGGCCAGCCGTTTCGACATACCGAAGACGGCCAGGCTGGGCATGTATTCCGTCACATTGGCCGACGACCAGGGCAATTGGTATGGCAGCGGCCAGTTCCGGGTCGAGGAATTCAAGCTGCCTTTGCTGAGCGGCACGCTGAAGATCGGGAGCGAGGCGGGCGGCGGTCCGCTGCTTGCGCCGGCCAGCCTGGATGCCGATGTGCAAATCGCCTATGTCTCGGGCGGTCCCGCAGGGCATCTGCCCGTGCGCGTCTCGGGCGTGCTGCGCGAGCGCTGGGTGCGTTTCGCGGACTACGAGGACTATTCCTTCGATCCGCCCGATCCGCGCGGCGACGAAGCGTCCGGTGAAGAGGCGGATAACGGGGAACATGCGCAACAGACGCTTTTTCTGGACAAGAAGCCTCTGATGCTGGACGGGCAAGGCGGAGGGCGGCTGAAGATAGACGGATTGCCCGCATTCAAGCGTCCGGGGGAGCTTGTGTTCGAGGCAAGTTTCCAGGATCCGAACGGACAGGTCCAGACGCTGGCGCAATCGGTGCCGGTGTGGCCCGCCGGTGTCCAGGCGGGCATACGCGCAGGCAGCTGGGTGGCGGCCGGCACGGCCACACCCGTGCGGGGCCTGGCCCTGTCGACCGCGGGCGAGCCGCAAGCCGGGGTCCCCATGACGATCACGGCGCTTGCGCGCAGCACCTATTCCACGCGCAAGCGCCTGGTCGGCGGCTTCTACAGCTACGACAATCATGTGCAGTTGCGCGACCTGGGCACGGTGTGCCAGGGAAGCACCGGCGCGGATGGCGTGCTGGAATGTTCGATCGAATTGAAGGATGCCGGCGCCATCCAGTTGCGTGCGACGGCCAGCGACGCGCAAGGCCGCAGCTCCACCGCCGAGTCCACCGTATGGGTGACGGGCGCCGGCGAACTGTGGTTCGGAGGTCAGGACGACGACAGGATGGACATCATCCCCGAGCGCAAGAGCTGGAAGCCGGGGGAAACCGCCCAATTTCAGGTGCGCATGCCCTTCCGCCATGCGATGGCCCTGGTGGCCGTGGAGCGCGAAGGAGTGCTGAAGACGCAGGTCGTGCGTCTAAACGGCAGCGACCCCACGATCCGCATTCCGATAGAGGCCGACTGGGGACCCAACGTATACGTATCGGTGCTGGCCTTGCGCGGGCGTTTGCGCGAGGTGCCGTGGTATTCCTTCTTTACCTGGGGCTGGCAGCAGCCCAGGTCCTGGTATGGCGCCTTTATGGACGCCTCGAAGCATTACGCCGCGCCGACGCCTTTCATCGATTTGTCAAAGCCCTCCTTTCGTTACGGGCTGGCCGAGATACGGGTGTCCGACGAAAGCGACCGGCTGGAGGTCAAGGTCAGCGCCGACAAGCCCGTCTACCCGTTGCGGGACCGGGCCAGCGTGACGGTGGAAGTGAAGACGGCGGACGGCAAGCCCGCGGCTCATGGCACGGTGGCTTTCGCGGCCGTCGACCAGGCCTTGCTCGAACTGGCGCCCAACGACAGCTGGGACCTGCTGTCGGCCTTGCGGCAGTTGCGCAGCTACGGCGTCGAGACCGCCACGGCTCAGATGGAAGTCGTCGGCCGGCGGCATTACGGGCGCAAGGCCCTGCCGGCGGGCGGGGGAGGCGGCAAGAGCCCGACGCGCGAACTTCTGGATACGCTGCTGCTGTGGGCGCCGGCAGTGGAGCTCGATGAGCAGGGCAAGGCCACGCTGTCTGTCCCGCTTAACGACGCCATTACCCGCTACAAGCTGGTGGCCATTGCCGACTACGGCGCGGACCGTTTCGGCACGGGTTTCGCCAGCATTGCAAGTACGCAGGACCTGCAGTTGATCCCGGGCCTGCCTTCGCTGGTTCGCGAGGGGGATCGCTACAAGGCCATGGTGACGGCGCGCAACTCCACGGGGGCCGCCATGCGGGTCCGAGTGACGGCCGGCTATACCGGGAAGGGCGTGGCATCGGAAACCTTGACGCCGCAAGAGGTGGAGCTGGCTCCCGGCGCAGCGCGCGCGCTGACTTGGGATGTCCAGGCGCCCGAGGGCAATCTCTTGGGTGGATCGGCGCAACTGGAATGGCGTATCGAAGCCCGCGACATGGGCGGCGCAATGGCTCAGGGCGAGGCAGCTGGGAGCGGCCCGGCCAGCGCGGCTGGATCCGGCGGCCTGGCGGCTCGCGATGCGCTGGTGTTCAGGCAGGCGCTGCTGCCGGTCGTGCCGGTTTCGACACGGCAGGCGACCCTGTTCGCGCTGGATTCCGAAGCGGATCCCGTCCGCCTGCCCGTGCAGGCGCCGACAGGCGCGTTGACGGATGCCAATGGCGTGCCGCGCGGCGGCTTGCAAGTGCATGCGCAATCCTCGCTGGCGGGCGGGTTGCCGGGTGTGCGCGAATGGTTTTCCGCCTATCCCTACACCTGCCTGGAGCAATTGGGCTCCAGGGCAATAGGGTTGCGAAGTCCTGAGCAATGGCAGGACCTGATGCGGCGCCTGCCTACCTATCTGGACGACGATGGATTGGCCGGCTATTTCCCCGGAGCGGTGCAAGGCAGCGAAGTGCTGACGGCCTACCTGCTGGCCGTCAGCCATGAAGCCCAGGCCCTGGGCCTGCCTTATGCAATTCCCGAAGCGGCGCGCGCATCCATGGTGCGCGGACTGCTGGCCTTTGTTCAGGGCAAGCTGGTCCGCAACCGCTGGGCGCCCCAGCGTGACCTGGATGTGCGCAAGCTGCTGGCGCTGGAGGCCTTGTCGCGCTACGGACTGGTTCAGGCCCGCATGCTGGGCAGCATTGCCATTGCTCCGGATCGCTGGCCGACCTCGGCGGTGATCGATTGGCTGGCCCTGCTGCAGCGCGTGCCGGGTATCGCCGGCAAACCGGCGAAACTGGCCCAGGCGCGCCAGGTGTTGCTGGCACGCATGATGGAGAGCGGCACCGGCCTGACGTTCACGGACGATGCGCTGAACGACAGCTGGTGGCTGATGAGCGGCCGCGAATCGAATCTGGCCAAGCTGATTCTGCTGACCGCCGGGCAGCCGGAATGGCGCAGCGACCTGCCCCGGATGATGCAGGGCCTGCTGGACATGCAGCGCAGGGGCGCCTGGCGCACGACCACCGCCAACCTGATGGGCAGCCTGGCCGCGGAAAAATTCGCGCAGCGCGAAGAAAGCGTTCCCGTGTCAGGGCGGCTTCGGCTGGCTTCGGGCAGCGGCGACCATGTGCTGGACTGGAGCCGCGCCGATTCGCAGGACGGAGTGAAGGCGCTTGATTTCCTGCAGGCCTGGTCGTCCGCCAAGACCGATACCCTGGTCCTGGAACAGCAGGGCAGGGGGCGTCCGTGGGTGAGCGTGCGTTCATTGGCCGCCGTGCCCGTATCCCAGGCTGTTTCGTCGGGTTATGAGATCCGGCGCGGCATCGAGCCGGTTTCCCAGGCCATTCCGGGCGCGTGGTCGCGCGGCGACGTGTATCGCGTGACGCTGACCATCCGGGCCAGGACGTCCACGACCTGGGCCGTGCTCAGCGATCCTGTTCCAGCGGGGGCCACGATACTGGGCAGCGGACTGGGGCGGGACTCCAGCATTGCGGCGCAGACCGCAAGGCCGGAAGGGAACGAGGGCTATGCGCCCGCATTCGTCGAACGCAGCTTCGAGGCCTACCGCGCCTACTACGATTACCTGCCGGCCGGAACGACGACCCTGAGCTATGTGGTCAGGCTGAATACGGAGGGAAGCTTCAGCCTGCCGCCCACCCGCATCGAGGCCATGTACCAGCCCGACGTGTACGGCGAATTGCCTCAGCCGGGCAGGTTTGCTGTGCGGGGCGAAGCGCAGCCGGACTAG
- a CDS encoding asparaginase, giving the protein MNSSKWLMAGALCLASFTGAAYAQAKDTAKTLPKVVVLSTGGTIAGESRSSTDTTNYTAGQRSGDQLVKAVPEIAKVADVEVEQVVNISSPNMQYSHLLALSKAANKYLADPSVSGVVITHGTSTAEETALFMDLTVKSSKPVIVVGAMRPATAISADGPFNLLQAIALAVHPSARDRGALLVSNDRISSAMYVSKTNTQSLDTFQAAEQGHLGLMVGTKPYFYFTPASVPGKPYFDVSKTENLPKVEILYGYIENDAGMLDHLVGTGTKGVVVAGPGNSSLSKAMVEKITKLQADGYPVVRATRVGAGIVTPKKEGIAAGFYNPQKARLLLALAINEGADLKKTQNYFLPD; this is encoded by the coding sequence ATGAACAGCAGTAAATGGTTGATGGCAGGCGCCTTGTGCCTGGCTTCGTTTACCGGCGCGGCATATGCCCAGGCGAAAGATACGGCGAAGACCTTGCCCAAGGTCGTGGTTCTTTCCACAGGGGGCACGATAGCCGGCGAATCGCGCAGCAGCACCGATACCACCAACTACACGGCCGGCCAGCGCAGCGGCGACCAATTGGTGAAAGCCGTTCCGGAGATCGCCAAGGTGGCCGATGTCGAGGTCGAGCAGGTCGTCAACATCAGCAGTCCCAACATGCAGTATTCGCACCTGCTGGCCCTTTCCAAAGCCGCCAACAAGTATCTGGCCGATCCCTCCGTATCCGGCGTGGTGATCACCCACGGCACCTCGACGGCCGAGGAAACCGCTCTGTTCATGGACCTGACCGTCAAGAGCAGCAAGCCGGTCATCGTGGTGGGCGCCATGCGTCCGGCCACGGCCATCAGCGCCGACGGGCCGTTCAACCTGCTGCAAGCCATTGCGCTGGCGGTCCATCCGTCCGCACGCGATCGCGGCGCCCTGCTCGTGTCCAACGACCGCATCAGTTCCGCCATGTATGTATCCAAGACCAACACCCAGTCCCTGGATACGTTCCAGGCCGCCGAACAGGGCCATCTGGGATTGATGGTCGGAACCAAGCCATACTTCTATTTCACCCCCGCTTCCGTGCCCGGCAAGCCCTACTTCGACGTCAGCAAAACCGAGAACCTGCCCAAGGTCGAGATCCTGTACGGCTACATCGAGAACGATGCCGGCATGCTGGATCATCTGGTCGGCACCGGCACCAAGGGTGTCGTGGTGGCCGGGCCCGGAAACAGCTCGCTGTCCAAGGCCATGGTGGAAAAGATCACCAAGCTGCAGGCCGACGGCTACCCGGTGGTGCGCGCGACCCGCGTGGGCGCAGGCATCGTCACGCCCAAGAAGGAAGGAATCGCGGCGGGCTTCTACAACCCGCAAAAAGCCCGACTGCTGCTGGCCCTGGCCATCAATGAAGGCGCAGACCTGAAGAAGACCCAGAATTACTTCCTGCCCGACTGA
- a CDS encoding glucose/quinate/shikimate family membrane-bound PQQ-dependent dehydrogenase yields MPSTQRSAALIAAICLSGLFGIVLLAGGIWLAALGGSWYYLLTGAVLIAIAFMLARGMLEALWLYALLVVATVAWALWEAGLDWWPLAARGDVLFLLGLFLLTPWVTRSLVRRGRARADVQTYYAAEARRASLPLAMSLGLFLLVAIASWFVDPHKIEGRLPDVRAQLAADASGVPAGEWHAYGRSGHGQRYSPLTQITPQNVANLEVAWYYETGDVRGRPGDPVETTFEVTPLKIGNRLFFCTPHQSVIALDATSGKEIWRYDPQIRGKLALQHLTCRGLSYHPAQAGAAAPSGPQAAPPDSQAATSAAAATPDIGLPVAAQAGPAIDHCPAKLFMPTADGRVIALDPESGSVCKDFGGGTGQIDLWRNMPNVNPGGYYSTSPVVVTKSLLIVGGTVLDNVSTKETSGVIRAFDINTGQLVWNWDSGNPDHTAPIGPGETYTANSPNSWSISSVDEELGMVYVPLGNQPPDQWGADRSPAVERYSSSVVALDLATGQVRWVFQTVHHDLWDYDVPAQPSLIDLTVGGKTVHALVQPTKQGELYVLDRLTGEPVLPVTEAPVPQGATEGERLAPTQPVSALSYDPPPLTGADMWGATMFDQLACRIELKSLRYEGRYTPPSTQGTLVYPGNFGVFNWGGIAVDPQRQAAFTTPTYLAFVSQLVPRADDKTLYVQGGNRPQDSLPALNENFGAPYAVQLSAFTSALGLPCQAPPWGYVAGADLTTGKIAWKHKNGTVIDSSPLPLPFRMGVPNLGGPLMTAGGVAFLSGTLDYYVRAYDVSNGEQLWESRLPAGGQATPMTYTAEDGRQFLLVVAGGHGSLGTKAGDDVIAYALPKEQ; encoded by the coding sequence ATGCCCAGCACGCAACGAAGCGCCGCCCTGATTGCAGCCATCTGCCTGAGCGGGCTCTTTGGAATCGTCTTATTGGCAGGCGGCATATGGCTCGCGGCCCTGGGCGGTTCCTGGTACTACTTGTTGACCGGAGCGGTCCTCATCGCGATCGCCTTCATGCTGGCCCGGGGAATGCTAGAGGCGCTTTGGCTCTATGCCTTGCTTGTTGTCGCCACCGTGGCGTGGGCCTTGTGGGAAGCCGGCCTGGATTGGTGGCCGCTCGCCGCGCGCGGCGATGTGCTTTTCCTGTTGGGCTTGTTTTTGCTGACGCCGTGGGTGACGCGCTCGCTGGTCCGCCGCGGGCGGGCGCGAGCGGACGTCCAGACGTATTACGCGGCAGAGGCTCGGCGCGCCAGCTTGCCGCTGGCGATGTCGCTGGGCTTGTTCCTGCTGGTCGCCATTGCCTCGTGGTTCGTCGATCCGCATAAGATAGAGGGCAGGCTGCCCGATGTGCGTGCGCAGCTTGCCGCCGATGCCAGCGGAGTTCCGGCGGGTGAATGGCATGCCTATGGCCGCAGCGGCCATGGCCAGCGCTATTCGCCCTTGACGCAGATCACGCCGCAGAACGTGGCCAATCTCGAGGTCGCCTGGTATTACGAAACCGGCGATGTGCGGGGCAGGCCGGGCGATCCGGTGGAGACCACGTTCGAAGTCACGCCGCTAAAGATAGGCAACCGGCTTTTCTTCTGCACGCCGCATCAATCGGTGATAGCGCTGGATGCGACGAGCGGCAAGGAAATCTGGCGCTACGATCCGCAAATCCGCGGCAAGCTGGCCCTGCAGCACTTGACCTGCCGCGGCCTTTCCTATCATCCCGCGCAAGCCGGCGCGGCGGCGCCGTCCGGCCCTCAGGCGGCACCTCCTGACTCTCAGGCGGCGACCTCCGCGGCCGCCGCAACGCCGGACATCGGCCTTCCGGTCGCAGCGCAAGCCGGCCCGGCCATCGATCATTGCCCGGCCAAACTATTCATGCCCACGGCCGATGGACGCGTCATTGCGCTCGATCCCGAGAGCGGGTCGGTTTGCAAGGATTTCGGAGGCGGAACGGGCCAGATCGACTTGTGGCGCAACATGCCCAACGTCAATCCGGGCGGATACTATTCGACCTCGCCCGTGGTCGTGACGAAGTCGCTGCTCATCGTGGGCGGAACGGTGCTGGACAACGTTTCCACAAAGGAAACGTCGGGCGTGATACGTGCTTTCGACATCAATACCGGCCAGTTGGTGTGGAATTGGGATTCGGGCAATCCGGACCATACCGCTCCGATAGGGCCGGGTGAAACCTATACGGCGAACTCCCCCAACAGCTGGTCGATCTCCAGCGTGGACGAAGAGCTGGGCATGGTCTACGTGCCGCTGGGCAATCAGCCTCCCGACCAATGGGGCGCGGACCGCAGCCCGGCCGTCGAGCGCTACTCATCGTCGGTGGTGGCATTGGACCTGGCCACCGGCCAGGTGCGCTGGGTGTTCCAGACGGTGCATCACGATTTGTGGGATTACGATGTCCCCGCGCAACCCAGCCTGATCGATCTGACCGTCGGCGGAAAAACAGTGCATGCGCTGGTGCAGCCCACCAAGCAAGGAGAGCTTTACGTGCTGGACCGCCTTACGGGCGAACCCGTGCTGCCCGTCACCGAAGCGCCGGTGCCGCAGGGCGCGACAGAGGGGGAACGCCTGGCGCCCACGCAGCCCGTTTCAGCCTTGTCGTACGATCCGCCGCCCTTGACGGGCGCCGACATGTGGGGGGCGACCATGTTCGATCAGCTGGCCTGCCGCATCGAACTCAAGTCACTGCGCTACGAAGGCCGCTATACGCCGCCGTCGACGCAGGGCACATTGGTGTATCCGGGAAATTTCGGTGTATTCAATTGGGGCGGCATTGCTGTCGACCCGCAGCGCCAGGCGGCCTTCACGACCCCCACGTACCTGGCCTTCGTCTCGCAGCTGGTGCCCCGCGCGGATGACAAGACCCTGTATGTTCAGGGCGGAAACCGTCCGCAGGACAGCCTGCCGGCCCTGAATGAAAACTTCGGCGCACCGTACGCGGTTCAGCTTAGCGCCTTTACCTCTGCGCTGGGCCTGCCTTGCCAGGCCCCACCTTGGGGGTATGTGGCCGGAGCGGATCTGACCACCGGCAAGATAGCGTGGAAGCACAAGAACGGAACGGTCATCGACAGTTCGCCCTTGCCCTTGCCGTTCAGGATGGGCGTCCCCAATCTGGGCGGGCCCCTCATGACGGCGGGGGGCGTGGCCTTCCTTTCCGGAACGCTTGACTACTATGTGCGGGCCTACGATGTCAGCAATGGCGAGCAGTTGTGGGAGAGCCGGCTTCCGGCGGGCGGGCAGGCCACGCCCATGACCTATACCGCCGAGGATGGTCGCCAGTTCCTGCTGGTCGTGGCGGGCGGCCATGGCTCCCTGGGCACCAAGGCGGGCGACGATGTCATCGCCTATGCCTTGCCCAAGGAGCAGTAG
- a CDS encoding glutathione S-transferase family protein, with amino-acid sequence MGLLIDGKWADQWYDTSSTGGSFVRGNAQFRSWITPDGAPGPSGQGGFPAQAGRYHLYVSLACPWAHRTLIFRALKGLEDMIGLSVVHPHMAENGWTFQSAPGVVPDPYGHARYLYEIYLRAMPGYTGRVTVPVLWDSHRQTIVSNESSEIIRMFNSAFDGLGARPGDYAPAGMLERIDAINAHVYETINNGVYKAGFATEQEVYEREVHRLFEALDGLESLLGRQRYLLGPRISEADWRLFTTLIRFDAVYHGHFKCNLRRLVDYPHLWAYARELYQWPGVAATLNLQHIKQHYYRSHGTINPNGIVPAGPVLHLDEPHGRGHLPAAAA; translated from the coding sequence ATGGGGCTGTTGATCGACGGCAAGTGGGCCGACCAGTGGTACGACACATCGAGCACGGGCGGCAGTTTCGTCCGCGGCAATGCGCAGTTCCGCAGCTGGATCACGCCCGACGGCGCTCCCGGGCCCAGCGGCCAGGGCGGTTTTCCGGCGCAGGCGGGACGCTATCATCTATACGTATCGCTGGCCTGTCCATGGGCGCATCGCACCCTGATCTTTCGCGCCCTGAAGGGGCTGGAGGACATGATAGGGCTGTCGGTCGTCCATCCCCATATGGCGGAAAATGGCTGGACATTCCAGTCGGCGCCGGGCGTCGTTCCCGACCCCTATGGCCATGCCCGCTACCTGTATGAAATCTATTTGCGCGCCATGCCCGGCTACACGGGCCGGGTCACCGTGCCCGTATTGTGGGACTCGCACAGGCAAACGATAGTCAGCAACGAGTCGTCCGAGATCATCCGGATGTTCAATTCGGCCTTCGACGGGCTGGGCGCCCGGCCCGGCGACTATGCACCCGCCGGCATGCTCGAGCGCATCGACGCCATCAATGCGCATGTTTATGAAACCATAAACAATGGGGTCTACAAGGCCGGCTTCGCCACGGAGCAGGAAGTCTATGAGCGCGAAGTACACAGGCTGTTCGAGGCCCTGGACGGGCTGGAGTCCCTGCTTGGCCGCCAGCGTTACCTGCTGGGGCCGCGCATCAGCGAAGCGGACTGGCGCCTGTTCACGACCTTGATCCGTTTCGATGCCGTGTATCACGGCCACTTCAAGTGCAACCTGAGGCGGCTCGTCGATTACCCTCATCTCTGGGCCTATGCGCGAGAGCTTTATCAATGGCCCGGCGTCGCCGCCACGCTGAATCTGCAGCACATCAAGCAGCATTACTATCGCAGCCATGGCACCATCAATCCCAATGGCATCGTGCCGGCAGGGCCGGTGCTGCATCTTGACGAGCCGCACGGACGCGGCCATCTGCCGGCGGCCGCCGCCTGA